The following proteins are co-located in the Dromiciops gliroides isolate mDroGli1 chromosome 2, mDroGli1.pri, whole genome shotgun sequence genome:
- the LOC122739453 gene encoding leukotriene B4 receptor 1-like translates to MDSEQSSGEPISPVALNVVRQVACALLALAFALGVPGNLTVVWTVCRMKTPRPTVLLILNLAAADLLTLLTVPFWIYVLADVWSPEPLVCRSLMWLVNGSMFSSVLLITLLSAERLVAVVRPFHLQRWWRRAGAHKVLLLLWLAALALAVPAMLTVDPSHCLQREFSSGRQQVTLLLLETLAGFVGPFAVIAVCSACVRRHLRRLHHPGRRRAGRIVTAVVVAFAVCWLPYHLANAAAVAAELLGDPSGEPLAWLKDAADVGHSISAPLVFLGSCVNPLLYAFAARRIVQEGGLAGLFARMVPSVPSVPNDGAHQEANQSLGDSASDQALGLNSRDSGF, encoded by the coding sequence ATGGATTCTGAGCAGTCTAGCGGAGAGCCCATCTCCCCAGTGGCCTTGAATGTAGTCCGCCAGGTCGCCTGCGCCCTCCTAGCCTTGGCCTTCGCCTTGGGCGTCCCGGGCAACTTGACGGTGGTGTGGACAGTGTGTCGGATGAAAACTCCCCGGCCCACGGTGCTGCTGATTCTCAACCTGGCGGCCGCCGACCTGCTGACGCTCCTGACCGTGCCCTTCTGGATCTACGTGCTGGCCGACGTGTGGAGCCCGGAGCCCTTGGTGTGCCGGAGCCTGATGTGGCTGGTGAACGGGTCCATGTTCTCCAGTGTCCTGCTCATCACCCTGCTGAGCGCCGAGCGCCTGGTGGCCGTGGTCCGGCCCTTCCACCTGCAGCGCTGGTGGCGCCGGGCCGGGGCGCAcaaggtgctgctgctgctgtggctcGCCGCCTTAGCCCTGGCCGTGCCCGCCATGCTCACCGTGGACCCCAGCCACTGCCTGCAGCGCGAGTTCTCGTCCGGCCGGCAGCAGGTGACGCTGCTGCTGCTGGAGACCCTGGCGGGCTTCGTGGGACCCTTCGCCGTCATCGCCGTCTGTTCGGCCTGCGTCCGGCGCCATCTGCGCAGGCTGCATCACCCGGGCAGGCGCCGGGCCGGCCGCATCGTCACCGCCGTGGTGGTGGCCTTCGCCGTCTGCTGGCTGCCCTACCACCTAGCCAACGCGGCAGCTGTGGCCGCCGAGCTGCTGGGGGACCCGTCGGGAGAGCCGCTCGCCTGGCTGAAGGATGCGGCCGACGTGGGGCACAGCATCTCGGCGCCGCTGGTTTTCTTGGGCAGCTGCGTCAATCCCCTGCTGTACGCTTTCGCCGCCCGTCGGATCGTCCAGGAGGGGGGCTTGGCTGGCCTTTTCGCCCGAATGGTGCCCAGCGTCCCCAGCGTCCCCAACGATGGAGCCCATCAAGAGGCCAACCAGAGTTTAGGGGACAGCGCCTCTGATCAAGCTTTGGGCTTGAACAGTCGGGACTCAGGCTTCTAA